The stretch of DNA TTTTCCTTGTTTGAGATTGCATTTTTGTTGCCGTTGTGGTATCAAATGGCCAATTTTTAAGTTTAATTTTCTTTTCCTTTAGTGGCTTCACCTCTTCCGGAATAACTGGCTCAATTTTTCCTTTGCTATCTAAATGGTTAATATATTCATCAATCTCTTTTATCCAATCTACTTTTGTATTGGCATATTTTACCATTAACTCATTACGGCGAATTTCTGGATTTATACCAAATACATCCTGAATTTTAAAGGTACCGTGATAAGGGACATTTAAATCAATCCACTCATATACTGTTCTTAATTCCCTATCAGTTAATTTAACATTTTTATGTCCTTTTTCTAGATGTTGTATTAAATCAGAAGTGCTTACGTGGTATTCCATTGGATTGGTTACAGGCATTTCGCCTTCAGGACCTTGACGATTAACGAATGGGTGTAAAGCCAAATAACTCTTACCAAAACCTGTAACCTTATCTATAGAACGATCTTTAAAGTTGAGTTCTGATTCATTCCCATCATGACATGAAATACAATGACGATCTAGAATTGGTTGAATTTCTAGATCAAAAGTAAATGCTCTGACTCCAGCTTCCGGAGGCGTAATTTTAATTGGGGTTTTTCGTGATGCTAGTGTAAATTTAGGTTGTGCAATTGTATTTTGGTCTTCATGACACCCCGTACATGAAATAACTTCTCCAGGCATACCGGTAACCCATGATCTCATTAATTGTACAGCAGCTCCATTTTCGTCCAATGGCTGCATAGAAATTGGAATATTAGATGGTATTTTGAAAATAACGGAACCATCTTCTTCCACAGGAACAGTCCCTAATATTCTTTTCATATCCCAACCTGCCTGAATGCCTTGCACCATATGTCCAGATGGCGATTTTGCATAAGCAAACTCATAAGCAAACACTCTTAGTTCCTTAATGGTTCCTCGTTCAATTCCTTCTGTACCTTGGCCTGTATAGATATCTTGAATATATACCGTAGACTCCATATTATCCAGATTCACTTTATCTGGAATAATAGGAGGCGTTTCTTTTTTAAATACAGGGATTGTTTCTGCTAAACCTTCACCTTCAAATTCTGCAATAAGTGTTACATTATCAAAAACATCAACCAAATACAAACCCCATAAAGATTCTGGATTTAATTTGGCCGTAACTAGAAAGTAATCTTTTGATAATACTTGAGGTTTCAAAAACTGAGGCCAAACATCATCAACTAGCCCATCTTTAATTTCTGGAATTACTGACTTATATCTATAAGGTATCTCTTGCATAACACCATCAGCTTCTCTTCGTCCTTTAGCTGGATCGAACATAACTAATCGCCCGGAACGAGCAATGCCGTGGTGACCTGAGACAACTCCAATAAATTGACTATTATTTTTACCAGGTAAAGGTTTTGCATCAAACAAAGAATTAGGCCAATAAGAACCACTACCGTATAATTCTTTCTTATTGGTTCCATCAGGATTCATATGCAGCATGATTCTTGAGAAATAGTGAGTAATATCACTATATTCCCAACGCAATTGCATTAATCTTCCGTTGTTCATTACTTCTGGACACCAATCATTATCCTGTCCAAAGCTAATCCTTCTTAAATCTTTACTTTTTGGGTCATAAACACAAAAACTTCCAACAATATCAGCACTATTAACACAAGGTACACCCTGATAAGCAATATTAGACGCTGCTACTATTTTTCCGCTTGGAAGATAAGCGCCATCGAAGAATTCTAAATCTTCTTCATCTACCTGCGTTAATTGACGAACTTTGTTAGAATTTAAATCCATCTCGAAAATCTGCCATAGATTATCTTTATTTACGCTCGTAAACATCAATCTATCAGCATCCCAATGTAGTTTTAAACTATTTAAAGGAGCACTATTAATAGGCTTGTAAATTGTTTTAGATTGAACATCTCCTCTTAAATTACTCAAAACACTTAATTCACAATCAAAATTACTCTTCCTTGCGGACATATGAGAACTCCAATTATTACTTTGTGTCCCAATTTCAGGAGCCATAGCCTTACGCGCACGATTACCTAATTTGTAACGAACAGCAATAATTTTATCAAAATCTAAAAGCGGATTAGCAAGTAAAAGTTCATCTTTGTACTCACTAATCTTATTCAAGTTTTTAATAGACTCCAAATCTTCTCTGTACATGCCGTTAACAGAAGTAGCATATACTTTTTCTATAAAATCAAGTTTTTCCTGGTATTCAAAAGCTTTAAATTTGGTATTCAATTTCATATTATCAAAAGCCAAACGTATCGCTACAGGATTAATCCATTTCAATTTATTTTGAAGGTTGTAAATTTCGCTCGCTCTTTTGAATAACTCTAGATATTTACCTAATTGTTCTGACTTCGGCAATTCTGCTGCTTCCTTAAGTAAATTTTCAAAATGCTCTGGCTTATCTAACAAATTAACAAGATTGTTAACTACTGTCCTTTCAGCCAAACAATCGTCAGACATCAACCATGATAAAGAACTTATATTCAACATATTAAAAAACAAAGGACCTATTTTGGGAAACTTCGAAACTAATTGTTTCTTAATAATGTTTGCAGAAACGTTTTGGACTACAAACCTAACAGAAGCTTGTGCATTAGAGCCGTCATCAATACCAACAAGTGCTTCAAACCGAACGTATTTTTCATTTAGATTAAAAACAACTTCTCCATCTGCATGAAGAAAAATTCCATGATCATACACTTTTGATTGTATTGTAAGCTTTTTACCATGACCATTAATATTTTTTAATGGTTCCCAATATCCAGCATGCCCGGATTGTATCTCTAGCGCATCCACGTAATCAAAACTACCATCAGCTTTAAATAATTTTACGTCTGCCCATACAGCATGATCCCAACCATTTCCATCTTCAGTACCATCTGAGATCATAACTAAATTCTCAACCCCAGTTATGTCTACAGATAATTTCTCTGGTGTATCTCCTTTTCTTAATACTTTTGAATTAACCGGGAAACGATCCCCTAACTCCTTTCGGAGTTCCTTCTTCAATTCAATTACACTTTGACTCCAATTCTTTTTAGCAGTTGGAGTTTGTGCCCAGCCACTGGCTGCTAACATTAAAAACACCAATAATAAGTTTATAGATTTCAACATCTCTTTTGTTTATAAATTAAAAAAACAGTTTACCTTTTATATTTTGGAAATGATTCCATATCGAGAGTGGATACATTTCCAAAATTCTTATAATCTTCAATTTTCCAAATCAGGTTTTTATCGGCATCAATTTCAAAAACCTGTGCTACTTTTTTCTCATCTCCGGCATGCCCTCCCCAATTACAAATAATGGTATTCCCATTTTTAAGCCGAATAGCTTCTGCTACAAATCGAAGCGGAACACCAGCAAGATCATGTTCTTTAAGTTCCCAAACGACTGCCCCGGTATTAGGGTTTATTTCCCTCATTTTATGAGTGTCGCCACAGCTTAACAACCAATTTCCGGATTTTAATACGACCAGAGAAAAAACAAATATGCCTGTTTTGACCTGTCTAACAACTTTACCTCTTGCGTCAATTTCAAAAACTAACTTCTTTCCTAAAAGTGGGACTAAATAGTTTCCGTTGGCCGTTTTACTAATTTTTCTAAATTGACCATGAGGGTTTTTAATACCTGTTTCAAAGGAAATATCTACTATCTTTTCTCCATCAGACGAAAATTCTAATAGTTTAGCCGGATTGCCACAAATTCCGAGTAAAATATTACCTTCATCTGTTAATGAGGCTGATTGAACCTCAGAACTCTCATCACATAGATACTCCCAAAGTACCTGATGATTTTGATC from Flavivirga spongiicola encodes:
- a CDS encoding SUMF1/EgtB/PvdO family nonheme iron enzyme, whose translation is MLKSINLLLVFLMLAASGWAQTPTAKKNWSQSVIELKKELRKELGDRFPVNSKVLRKGDTPEKLSVDITGVENLVMISDGTEDGNGWDHAVWADVKLFKADGSFDYVDALEIQSGHAGYWEPLKNINGHGKKLTIQSKVYDHGIFLHADGEVVFNLNEKYVRFEALVGIDDGSNAQASVRFVVQNVSANIIKKQLVSKFPKIGPLFFNMLNISSLSWLMSDDCLAERTVVNNLVNLLDKPEHFENLLKEAAELPKSEQLGKYLELFKRASEIYNLQNKLKWINPVAIRLAFDNMKLNTKFKAFEYQEKLDFIEKVYATSVNGMYREDLESIKNLNKISEYKDELLLANPLLDFDKIIAVRYKLGNRARKAMAPEIGTQSNNWSSHMSARKSNFDCELSVLSNLRGDVQSKTIYKPINSAPLNSLKLHWDADRLMFTSVNKDNLWQIFEMDLNSNKVRQLTQVDEEDLEFFDGAYLPSGKIVAASNIAYQGVPCVNSADIVGSFCVYDPKSKDLRRISFGQDNDWCPEVMNNGRLMQLRWEYSDITHYFSRIMLHMNPDGTNKKELYGSGSYWPNSLFDAKPLPGKNNSQFIGVVSGHHGIARSGRLVMFDPAKGRREADGVMQEIPYRYKSVIPEIKDGLVDDVWPQFLKPQVLSKDYFLVTAKLNPESLWGLYLVDVFDNVTLIAEFEGEGLAETIPVFKKETPPIIPDKVNLDNMESTVYIQDIYTGQGTEGIERGTIKELRVFAYEFAYAKSPSGHMVQGIQAGWDMKRILGTVPVEEDGSVIFKIPSNIPISMQPLDENGAAVQLMRSWVTGMPGEVISCTGCHEDQNTIAQPKFTLASRKTPIKITPPEAGVRAFTFDLEIQPILDRHCISCHDGNESELNFKDRSIDKVTGFGKSYLALHPFVNRQGPEGEMPVTNPMEYHVSTSDLIQHLEKGHKNVKLTDRELRTVYEWIDLNVPYHGTFKIQDVFGINPEIRRNELMVKYANTKVDWIKEIDEYINHLDSKGKIEPVIPEEVKPLKEKKIKLKNWPFDTTTATKMQSQTRKKEIVVDLNETIKIKLKYIPAGSFVMGANHGDVDAYPPSKQVLKKGFWMSEYEISNEQLRALFPTHDSRYQVQFWKDHTTPGYPANNPNQPAVRVSWEEAMTFCEILSDKTGLKISLPTESQWEWAARAGSDSEFWYGDESIDFSEYANLADMQLADMAVTGVDPKPMSKNNPLRPYFDYIPRSKVVDDGSMLAVSVGSYKPNPWGLYDMIGNVSEWTRSDYKPYPYKNDDGRNSGNLKVQKAVRGGSWKDRSEKASSFYRKKYASNQKVFNVGFRIIVEE
- a CDS encoding beta-propeller domain-containing protein, which produces MIHNIKVSVVVCIVYSFLICSCSTTKSNYYIGGSGWKEIALVDNQGTKLWSHQLEEGQECNSVNQFSKGKVLYSFRQGAKLIDQNHQVLWEYLCDESSEVQSASLTDEGNILLGICGNPAKLLEFSSDGEKIVDISFETGIKNPHGQFRKISKTANGNYLVPLLGKKLVFEIDARGKVVRQVKTGIFVFSLVVLKSGNWLLSCGDTHKMREINPNTGAVVWELKEHDLAGVPLRFVAEAIRLKNGNTIICNWGGHAGDEKKVAQVFEIDADKNLIWKIEDYKNFGNVSTLDMESFPKYKR